One segment of Vigna radiata var. radiata cultivar VC1973A unplaced genomic scaffold, Vradiata_ver6 scaffold_209, whole genome shotgun sequence DNA contains the following:
- the LOC106754684 gene encoding uncharacterized protein LOC106754684 isoform X2, with product MRGCTCHFVVKRLYARPSLALIIYNERRHINKSGFICHGPLDRDAIGPGAKKIPYIGNEIQQQTMSMIYLGIPEENILEKHIEGIQRYCGSDAKVNSLASQYVHKLGMIIKRSTHELDLDDQASIRMWIERNRKSVFFHQDTSESDPFILGIQTEWQLQQMIRFGHRSVVAADSTFGVKRLKYPLFTVLVFDSRQHALPIAWVITRSFAKPDVSKWLKALIDRARSVEPGWKVSGFLIDDAAAEIDLLREIFCCPVLFSLWRVRRSWLRNIVKKCSTVEVQREIFKRLGTIVYSIWGGINTASALEQFMLDYVDQTAFMEYFKSSWLPKLEMWLSTMRNFQLASQEASGALEAYHVKLKAKLFDDSHLGALQRVDWLVHKLTTELHSSYWLDRYADESDSFQNVKEKYILSTSWHRALQIPDYAVTLDDKDHLFAKVVSQKDISLTHLVWNPGSEFAFCDCSWSMQGNLCKHVIKVNMICENLKGYQPSMSFRSFEEVLMDLWRKPVDDSFALDLSLACTHQMLDQIQKLVELNNSTDIGTVVNNMPLKWVSKKSRTCIGKPSSSLALPHGSSNTKSVVVHKKNRKRKRLSRLR from the exons ATGCGAGGTTGTACTTGTCATTTTGTCGTCAAACGTCTTTATGCTCGTCCATCCCTTGCACTTATTATATACAATGAGAGGCGTCATATTAACAAGTCTGGTTTCATCTGCCATGGACCACTTGATAGAGATGCCATTGGTCCTGGAGCCAAAAAGATTCCTTATATAGGCAATGAAATTCAGCAGCAAACTATGTCCATGATATATCTGGGCATCCCAGAAGAGAATATCTTGGAGAAGCACATAGAAGGAATTCAACGATATTGTGGCTCAGATGCAAAAGTCAATAGCCTTGCTTCTCAGTATGTCCACAAGCTAGGGATGATTATCAAAAGGTCTACCCATGAGCTGGATCTAGATGATCAAGCTAGCATCCGCATGTGGATTGAGCGCAATAGAAAGTCTGTATTTTTTCACCAGGATACTTCAGAGTCTGACCCTTTCATCTTGGGGATCCAAACAGAATGGCAGCTGCAACAGATGATTCGCTTTGGTCATCGAAGTGTTGTTGCCGCAGACTCTACTTTTGGCGTGAAGAGACTGaaa TATCCGTTGTTCACGGTACTTGTTTTTGATTCAAGACAACATGCACTTCCTATTGCATGGGTCATTACACGTAGCTTTGCAAAGCCTGATGTGTCCAAGTGGCTCAAAGCTTTAATTGATCGAGCTCGCAGTGTTGAGCCTGGATGGAAAGTCAGTGGATTTTTAATAGATGATGCTGCAGCTGAAATTGATCTTTTGAG AGAGATATTTTGCTGTCCTGTGCTATTTTCTCTGTGGCGTGTCCGTAGATCATGGCTTAGGAATATTGTTAAGAAATGCAGTACTGTTGAGGTTCAGCGAGAGATTTTTAAGCGTCTTGGTACAATAGTGTACAGTATTTGGGGAGGCATTAATACAGCAAGTGCCTTGGAACAATTCATGTTGGATTATGTTGACCAAACTGCTTTCATGGAATACTTCAAATCCTCCTGGTTGCCCAAGCTTG AAATGTGGCTTTCAACAATGAGAAATTTTCAACTAGCCAGCCAGGAAGCTTCTGGAGCATTAGAAGCCTATCATGTTAAACTGAAAGCCAAACTTTTTGATGACTCACATCTTGGAGCCCTGCAAAGAGTAGATTGGTTAGTTCACAAGTTGACAACTGAGTTGCATTCAAGCTATTGGCTTGATCGCTATGCAGATGAAAGTGACTCGTTCCAGAATgtgaaggaaaaatatattctctCTACATCATGGCATCGAGCACTTCAAATTCCAGACTATGCTGTTACCTTGGATGATAAAGACCACCTCTTTGCCAAGGTTGTGAGCCAAAAAGATATTAGCTTAACTCATCTAGTGTGGAATCCAGGATCTGAATTTGCATTCTGTGATTGCTCTTGGTCAATGCAAGGTAACCTTTGCAAGCATGTCATCAAAGTAAACATGATTTGTGAAAATCTTAAAGGCTATCAACCTTCCATGTCTTTCCGGTCTTTTGAAGAGGTTTTGATGGATTTATGGAGAAAACCAGTGGATGATTCATTTGCATTGGATCTGTCGTTGGCGTGCACCCATCAGATGCTAGATCAAAtccaaaaacttgttgaacTGAACAATTCTACTGATATTGGCACTGTAGTTAACAATATGCCTCTGAAATGGGTTTCTAAGAAAAGCAGAACCTGCATTGGCAAACCATCTTCAAGTTTGGCTCTTCCTCATGGTAGCAGTAACACAAAAAGTGTTGTTGTGCATAAGAAGAATCGGAAACGGAAAAGATTGTCACGATTAAGATGA
- the LOC106754681 gene encoding chalcone synthase 17-like (The RefSeq protein has 3 substitutions compared to this genomic sequence), with product MVSVYEIRQAQRAEGPATILAIGTATPPNCVDQSTYPDYYFRITNSEHMTDLKEKFQRMCDKSMIKKRYMHLTEEILKENPNMCAYMAPSLDVRQDIVVVEVPKLGKEAAVKAIKEWGQPKSKITHLIFCTTSGVDMPGADYQLTKLLGLRPSVKRYMMYQQECFAGGTVLRLAKDLAENNKGARVLVVCSEITAVTFRGPSDTHLDSLVGQALFGDGAAAVIVGSDPIPQIEKPLFELVWTAQTIAPDSDGAIDGHLREVGLTFHLLKDVPGIVSKNIGKALYEAFNPLNISDYNSIFWIAHPGGPAILDQVEQKLGLKAEKMKATRDVLSDYGNMSSACVLFILDEMRRKSAENRLKTTGEGLEWGVLFGFGPGLTIETVVLHSVTI from the coding sequence ATGGTGAGTGTATCAGAGATCCGGCAGGCTCAAAGGGCAGAAGGCCCAGCAACCATCCTTGCCATTGGAACTGCAACCCCACCAAACTGTGTTGATCAAAGCACCTACCCCGATTACTATTTCAGAATCACAAATAGTGAGCACATGACCGATCTCAAAGAGAAATTCCAGCGCATGTGCGACAAGTCCATGATCAAGAAGAGATATATGCATCTCACCGAGGAGATCCTGAAGGAGAATCCTAACATGTGTGCTTACATGGCACCTTCTTTGGATGTTAGACAAGACATAGTGGTGGTAGAGGTGCCAAAGTTAGGGAAAGAGGCTGCAGTGAAGGCCATAAAGGAGTGGGGGCAGCCAAAGTCCAAGATTACACACTTGATCTTTTGCACCACCAGTGGCGTCGACATGCCTGGTGCTGATTACCAACTCACCAAACTCTTGGGACTTCGTCCCTCTGTGAAGAGGTACATGATGTACCAACAAGGGTGCTTTGCAGGAGGCACGGTTCTTCGATTGGCCAAGGATTTGGCTGAGAACAACAAGGGTGCCCGTGTGCTTGTCGTGTGTTCTGAGATCACTGCAGTCACCTTCCGTGGCCCAAGTGACACCCACCTAGACAGTCTTGTGGGACAGGCACTGTTTGGAGATGGAGCAGCTGCAGTGATCGTTGGTTCTGACCCCATTCCACAGATTGAGAAGCCATTGTTTGAGCTCGTTTGGACTGCACAGACCATTGCTCCAGACAGTGATGGTGCCATTGATGGCCACCTTCGTGAAGTTGGACTCACGTTTCACCTCCTTAAGGATGTTCCTGGGATTGTCTCAAAGAACATTGGGAAGGCACTTTATGAGGCCTTCAACCCATTGAACATCTCtgattacaactccatcttcTGGATTGCACACCCTGGTGGACCTGCAATTCTTGACCAAGTTGAGCAAAAGTTGGGTCTCAAAGCTGAAAAGATGAAAGCCACTAGAGATGTGCTTAGTGACTATGGGAACATGTCAAGTGCATGTGTGCTTTTCATCTTGGACGAGATGAGAAGGAAATCAGCTGAAAATCGACTCAAAACCACCGGTGAAGGACTTGAATGGGGTGTCTTGTTTGGTTTTGGACCTGGTCTTACTATTGAGACTGTTGTTCTCCACAGTGTCCCAATATAA
- the LOC106754672 gene encoding germin-like protein subfamily 3 member 4: protein MKLKSFAHLFFMLFFVAFSNIKICLGDCDNLQDSCPAVPPNKQTIFINGLQCKNPVNVSAQDFRTTKLSTAGSTDIFGASMKIVSAAEFGGLNTLGLSIGRTDLDGNGLVNFHYHPRATEIIFVTKGVLLAGFVDTKNQYFQKLIKVGDVFVFPKALFHFYLNTGFEEASIFSVYNSQNPGFVSLSPTASDTTLESLDKIKRKLISLSASETQDVNSFISPEMESIYS, encoded by the coding sequence ATGAAGTTGAAATCCTTTGCTCACCTTttctttatgttgttttttgttGCCTTTTCCAACATCAAAATCTGCTTAGGAGACTGTGATAACCTACAGGATTCTTGCCCAGCAGTTCCACCCAACAAGCAGACCATATTCATCAATGGTCTACAATGCAAAAACCCAGTTAATGTTTCAGCTCAAGATTTCAGGACCACAAAACTGAGCACTGCCGGCTCTACAGACATTTTTGGTGCGTCGATGAAAATTGTCAGTGCTGCTGAGTTTGGTGGTCTGAATACTCTTGGCCTCTCCATTGGAAGAACTGATCTTGATGGGAATGGCCTGGTTAACTTCCACTATCATCCTAGAGCTACTGAGATCATCTTTGTTACCAAAGGAGTGTTGTTGGCTGGATTTGTTGATACCAAAAACCAGTACTTCCAAAAGTTGATTAAAGTAGGTGATGTGTTTGTGTTCCCCAAGGCTTTGTTCCACTTCTATCTAAATACTGGTTTTGAAGAAGCCTCTATCTTCTCAGTGTACAACAGCCAAAATCCTGGCTTTGTATCCCTTAGTCCTACAGCTTCTGACACTACATTAGAATCACTAGAcaagatcaagagaaaactCATATCACTCTCTGCCTCTGAAACTCAAGATGTAAACAGTTTCATCTCTCCAGAAATGGAAAGCATTTACAGTTAG
- the LOC106754684 gene encoding uncharacterized protein LOC106754684 isoform X1 has protein sequence MAIVESVGKIPLQDPPEEEFSAADLTWTKFGTAEHHDVVALIPYDRVDAFIIGECLNVECPTRFHIERGRKRTIGSLKEYKDDEYLEYRLYWCSFGPENYGEGGGILPSRRYRLNTRNRAARPQSMRGCTCHFVVKRLYARPSLALIIYNERRHINKSGFICHGPLDRDAIGPGAKKIPYIGNEIQQQTMSMIYLGIPEENILEKHIEGIQRYCGSDAKVNSLASQYVHKLGMIIKRSTHELDLDDQASIRMWIERNRKSVFFHQDTSESDPFILGIQTEWQLQQMIRFGHRSVVAADSTFGVKRLKYPLFTVLVFDSRQHALPIAWVITRSFAKPDVSKWLKALIDRARSVEPGWKVSGFLIDDAAAEIDLLREIFCCPVLFSLWRVRRSWLRNIVKKCSTVEVQREIFKRLGTIVYSIWGGINTASALEQFMLDYVDQTAFMEYFKSSWLPKLEMWLSTMRNFQLASQEASGALEAYHVKLKAKLFDDSHLGALQRVDWLVHKLTTELHSSYWLDRYADESDSFQNVKEKYILSTSWHRALQIPDYAVTLDDKDHLFAKVVSQKDISLTHLVWNPGSEFAFCDCSWSMQGNLCKHVIKVNMICENLKGYQPSMSFRSFEEVLMDLWRKPVDDSFALDLSLACTHQMLDQIQKLVELNNSTDIGTVVNNMPLKWVSKKSRTCIGKPSSSLALPHGSSNTKSVVVHKKNRKRKRLSRLR, from the exons ATGGCTATAGTTGAATCAGTGGGGAAAATTCCCTTGCAAGACCCACCGGAGGAGGAGTTTAGTGCTGCTGACTTGACTTGGACCAAGTTTGGCACTGCTGAGCACCATGATGTCGTTGCCCTTATTCCCTATGACAGAGTTGATGCTTTTATAATTGGTGAATGCTTAAATGTGGAGTGCCCCACTCGGTTTCATATCGAGAGAGGAAGGAAACGAACTATTGGAAGCTTGAAGGAGTACAAGGATGATGAGTATCTTGAGTACAGGCT GTACTGGTGCTCGTTTGGCCCAGAAAATTATGGGGAGGGAGGAGGTATATTACCAAGTCGAAGGTATCGACTTAACACTCGAAATCGTGCTGCTAGACCTCAATCGATGCGAGGTTGTACTTGTCATTTTGTCGTCAAACGTCTTTATGCTCGTCCATCCCTTGCACTTATTATATACAATGAGAGGCGTCATATTAACAAGTCTGGTTTCATCTGCCATGGACCACTTGATAGAGATGCCATTGGTCCTGGAGCCAAAAAGATTCCTTATATAGGCAATGAAATTCAGCAGCAAACTATGTCCATGATATATCTGGGCATCCCAGAAGAGAATATCTTGGAGAAGCACATAGAAGGAATTCAACGATATTGTGGCTCAGATGCAAAAGTCAATAGCCTTGCTTCTCAGTATGTCCACAAGCTAGGGATGATTATCAAAAGGTCTACCCATGAGCTGGATCTAGATGATCAAGCTAGCATCCGCATGTGGATTGAGCGCAATAGAAAGTCTGTATTTTTTCACCAGGATACTTCAGAGTCTGACCCTTTCATCTTGGGGATCCAAACAGAATGGCAGCTGCAACAGATGATTCGCTTTGGTCATCGAAGTGTTGTTGCCGCAGACTCTACTTTTGGCGTGAAGAGACTGaaa TATCCGTTGTTCACGGTACTTGTTTTTGATTCAAGACAACATGCACTTCCTATTGCATGGGTCATTACACGTAGCTTTGCAAAGCCTGATGTGTCCAAGTGGCTCAAAGCTTTAATTGATCGAGCTCGCAGTGTTGAGCCTGGATGGAAAGTCAGTGGATTTTTAATAGATGATGCTGCAGCTGAAATTGATCTTTTGAG AGAGATATTTTGCTGTCCTGTGCTATTTTCTCTGTGGCGTGTCCGTAGATCATGGCTTAGGAATATTGTTAAGAAATGCAGTACTGTTGAGGTTCAGCGAGAGATTTTTAAGCGTCTTGGTACAATAGTGTACAGTATTTGGGGAGGCATTAATACAGCAAGTGCCTTGGAACAATTCATGTTGGATTATGTTGACCAAACTGCTTTCATGGAATACTTCAAATCCTCCTGGTTGCCCAAGCTTG AAATGTGGCTTTCAACAATGAGAAATTTTCAACTAGCCAGCCAGGAAGCTTCTGGAGCATTAGAAGCCTATCATGTTAAACTGAAAGCCAAACTTTTTGATGACTCACATCTTGGAGCCCTGCAAAGAGTAGATTGGTTAGTTCACAAGTTGACAACTGAGTTGCATTCAAGCTATTGGCTTGATCGCTATGCAGATGAAAGTGACTCGTTCCAGAATgtgaaggaaaaatatattctctCTACATCATGGCATCGAGCACTTCAAATTCCAGACTATGCTGTTACCTTGGATGATAAAGACCACCTCTTTGCCAAGGTTGTGAGCCAAAAAGATATTAGCTTAACTCATCTAGTGTGGAATCCAGGATCTGAATTTGCATTCTGTGATTGCTCTTGGTCAATGCAAGGTAACCTTTGCAAGCATGTCATCAAAGTAAACATGATTTGTGAAAATCTTAAAGGCTATCAACCTTCCATGTCTTTCCGGTCTTTTGAAGAGGTTTTGATGGATTTATGGAGAAAACCAGTGGATGATTCATTTGCATTGGATCTGTCGTTGGCGTGCACCCATCAGATGCTAGATCAAAtccaaaaacttgttgaacTGAACAATTCTACTGATATTGGCACTGTAGTTAACAATATGCCTCTGAAATGGGTTTCTAAGAAAAGCAGAACCTGCATTGGCAAACCATCTTCAAGTTTGGCTCTTCCTCATGGTAGCAGTAACACAAAAAGTGTTGTTGTGCATAAGAAGAATCGGAAACGGAAAAGATTGTCACGATTAAGATGA